Proteins from one Planctomyces sp. SH-PL62 genomic window:
- a CDS encoding alpha-keto acid decarboxylase family protein, with translation MAETTPTSPSVGRYLIDRLVGLGVEHVFGIPGDYVLGLYKMLDESPLKLVGTTREDNAGFAADAYARVRGLGCVCVTYCVGGLSTANSIAGAFAEKSPVIVLSGSPGLGERERNPLLHHKVKTFETQFDVFQHLTVASAVLDRPEVAFAEIDRVLDAAVRYKRPVYLELPRDQIHVVPERVHHRRESVPTSDPEALREALDEAEAMLTSARRPVILADVEIHRFHLQAELMELAEAAGMPIATTILGKSVVAETHPLFAGIYEGAMGRPEITELVESSDCLLMLGCFLTDINLGIFTAKLDPSRCIDATSEDLRIRRHHYRDVRLDDFIRGLIARRLKVHRVPVPARTNPFGGVEIGPGDSPTTSAKVFARLNRLLTETSGTTVVADVGDSLFGATDLEMERHTEFLCPAYYTSMGFGLPAALGANVANPASRVLVIVGDGAFQMTGMELSTIARNGFNPIVVVLNNHGYTTERFMLDGPFNDVFGWAYHRIPDVLGTGLGIEVRTVAELDDAIARAWANTESFSLLNIHLDPYDHSPALERLASRMATLVDRKPQAP, from the coding sequence ATGGCCGAGACGACCCCCACGTCCCCCTCCGTCGGCCGTTACCTCATCGACCGGCTCGTCGGCCTTGGCGTCGAGCACGTCTTCGGCATCCCCGGCGACTATGTCCTGGGCTTGTACAAGATGCTCGACGAGAGCCCTCTGAAGTTGGTCGGGACCACGAGGGAGGATAACGCCGGGTTCGCGGCCGACGCCTACGCGCGGGTCCGGGGTCTGGGCTGCGTCTGCGTCACCTACTGCGTCGGCGGCCTCTCGACCGCCAACAGCATCGCCGGGGCCTTCGCCGAGAAGTCGCCCGTGATCGTGCTCAGCGGCTCCCCCGGGCTGGGCGAACGCGAGCGGAACCCGCTCCTGCACCACAAGGTCAAGACGTTCGAGACCCAGTTCGACGTCTTCCAGCACCTGACCGTCGCCTCGGCCGTGCTCGACCGCCCCGAGGTCGCCTTCGCCGAGATCGATCGCGTGCTGGACGCCGCGGTGCGGTACAAGCGGCCGGTCTACCTGGAACTCCCCCGCGACCAGATCCACGTGGTCCCGGAGAGGGTCCACCATCGCCGCGAGAGCGTCCCGACGAGCGATCCCGAAGCGCTCCGCGAGGCGCTCGACGAGGCCGAGGCGATGCTCACCTCGGCGCGGCGGCCGGTGATCCTCGCCGACGTCGAGATCCACCGCTTCCACCTCCAGGCCGAGTTGATGGAGCTCGCCGAGGCCGCCGGCATGCCGATCGCGACGACGATCCTGGGAAAGAGCGTGGTCGCCGAGACTCACCCGCTGTTCGCGGGGATCTACGAGGGGGCGATGGGCCGCCCCGAGATCACCGAGTTGGTCGAGTCGTCCGACTGCCTGCTGATGCTGGGATGCTTCCTCACCGACATCAATCTGGGGATCTTCACCGCCAAACTCGACCCTTCGCGGTGCATCGACGCGACCAGCGAGGACCTGCGGATCCGCCGCCACCATTACCGCGACGTCCGGCTGGACGACTTCATCCGAGGGCTCATCGCCCGTCGCCTGAAGGTGCATCGCGTGCCGGTCCCGGCGCGGACCAACCCGTTCGGGGGGGTGGAGATTGGCCCCGGCGACTCGCCTACGACTTCGGCGAAGGTCTTCGCCCGGCTCAATCGGCTCCTTACCGAGACCTCGGGGACGACGGTCGTCGCCGACGTCGGCGACTCGCTGTTCGGCGCGACCGACCTGGAGATGGAGCGGCACACCGAGTTCCTCTGTCCGGCGTACTACACGTCGATGGGGTTCGGCTTGCCCGCGGCCCTGGGGGCGAACGTCGCCAACCCTGCGTCCCGGGTGCTGGTGATCGTGGGGGACGGGGCGTTCCAGATGACCGGCATGGAGCTGTCGACGATCGCGCGGAACGGCTTCAACCCGATCGTCGTGGTCCTTAACAACCACGGCTATACGACCGAGCGGTTCATGCTCGACGGCCCCTTCAACGACGTCTTCGGCTGGGCCTACCACCGCATCCCCGACGTGCTGGGGACCGGCCTGGGGATCGAGGTGCGGACCGTCGCCGAACTCGACGACGCGATCGCGCGGGCCTGGGCGAACACGGAGAGCTTCAGCCTGCTCAACATCCACCTGGATCCCTACGACCACAGTCCCGCGCTGGAGCGGCTCGCCAGCCGGATGGCGACGCTGGTGGATCGGAAGCCCCAGGCCCCGTAA
- a CDS encoding beta strand repeat-containing protein has protein sequence MLFGNRGPRSGAAARKPAKCRPQGEHLEIKVLMSIDLGGTAPPALPNIASANVGIAMVGTSTPLQGAGHSVANLGNINGTGFDSFLIGAPAIDNTGTNTTAAAYLVFGSQAVTSSGPVTADWLNNVANGRVGDLGALGSDLQPNPITGTTTNAYSFNGVTFITSQQPNSQLGESVAFAGTIRGTPAFLIGAPNGTEAGSFTTGVGTGRAYLVYGSNNLSTLAQKTIDLDDPASAQAAGITVITFVSSSLGSQLGSSVAGIGNFLNDGSNAIALGAPAASVAGTATAGAVYVMTGNNLPASPTTIDVTTIGQGTVAGLVMAGPTGGSQVGFSVGGEGVDVNGDGRSDMVIGGSGLGGGAGAAYVVYGGNLTNQTIVTNGVRFISLARVGTASGSTPAPIAGAVVTGTAGEQLGFAVSGGGDFNNDGFGDVLIGGPGFAADTGRAILLYGGANNVLSGSFSANAIPTSINSMTLFGTVPGDLAGYSLSSAAAVNTGQPSAILIGSPGFSSSRGAAYYLPGHGGLFTGSFSLTDAENASSLAGLRLTASTPGFPVGTNAPFFGAAVSGRLVNSGQTRTADSDLLGDFIIGSPGYTVINSGNLAGAGFIVEGARIQVGVPPASNVITTNIVQIDDSTSTPFVVNATTPDAMRIIVTSATAPSGATFNPATDIDPTTITVNGVLFANATVTADPANANQAIITISPRSSLNLPSGASTIVVSGLTLPTAPAPSQQWTASAPITTGGGGGGGGGGSGGVAAPIPPGVFSPSTYVSHFGSSFVPTISALSQFNYAPIPVNVALNQYLPPAGFRQRLQAYRGLKIHGRMQNGSRNDDTGSGIWTLGRSVFNRGRFHNGETYKWVHQGRVVPIQNKVQKITRRGINLQG, from the coding sequence ATGCTGTTTGGCAATCGCGGTCCTCGGTCCGGCGCGGCGGCTCGCAAGCCTGCGAAGTGCCGTCCGCAGGGGGAACACCTTGAGATCAAGGTGTTGATGTCGATCGACCTGGGTGGGACGGCGCCGCCGGCCCTGCCCAACATCGCCAGCGCCAACGTGGGCATCGCGATGGTGGGGACGAGCACCCCCTTGCAGGGCGCCGGCCATAGCGTCGCCAACCTCGGCAACATCAACGGCACGGGCTTCGACAGCTTCCTGATCGGCGCCCCGGCCATCGACAACACCGGGACCAACACGACGGCGGCGGCCTATCTCGTGTTCGGCTCGCAGGCCGTCACGAGCTCCGGTCCCGTCACCGCGGACTGGCTGAACAACGTCGCCAACGGCCGGGTGGGCGACCTCGGGGCGCTGGGAAGCGACCTCCAGCCCAATCCGATCACCGGGACCACGACCAACGCCTACTCCTTCAACGGCGTGACGTTCATCACCAGCCAGCAGCCGAATTCGCAGCTCGGCGAGTCGGTGGCGTTCGCGGGCACGATCCGCGGTACGCCAGCCTTCCTGATCGGCGCCCCCAACGGCACCGAGGCGGGGTCGTTCACCACCGGCGTCGGCACGGGCCGCGCTTATCTGGTGTACGGGTCGAACAACCTGAGCACGCTGGCCCAGAAGACGATCGACCTGGACGACCCGGCCTCGGCGCAGGCGGCGGGTATCACGGTGATCACGTTCGTCAGCTCGTCGCTGGGGTCCCAGCTCGGGTCCTCGGTCGCGGGGATCGGCAACTTCCTCAACGACGGCTCCAACGCCATCGCGCTGGGGGCCCCGGCCGCCTCGGTCGCCGGCACCGCCACGGCGGGCGCCGTCTACGTCATGACCGGCAACAACCTCCCCGCCTCGCCGACGACCATCGACGTCACCACGATCGGGCAGGGGACCGTGGCCGGCCTCGTGATGGCGGGCCCGACCGGCGGCAGCCAGGTCGGCTTCTCGGTCGGCGGCGAAGGCGTCGACGTCAACGGCGACGGCCGTTCGGACATGGTCATCGGCGGCTCTGGCCTCGGCGGCGGCGCCGGCGCCGCCTATGTGGTCTACGGCGGCAATCTGACCAATCAGACGATCGTCACCAACGGCGTCCGGTTCATCTCGCTGGCCCGGGTCGGCACGGCGAGCGGTTCGACCCCCGCGCCGATCGCCGGCGCCGTGGTCACCGGCACGGCCGGCGAGCAGCTCGGCTTCGCCGTGTCCGGCGGCGGCGACTTCAACAACGACGGCTTCGGCGACGTCCTGATCGGCGGGCCCGGATTCGCCGCCGACACCGGCCGCGCGATCCTGCTCTACGGCGGGGCCAACAACGTCCTCAGCGGCAGCTTCTCCGCCAACGCGATCCCCACGTCGATCAACTCCATGACCCTGTTCGGCACGGTCCCGGGCGACCTCGCCGGCTACTCGCTCTCCTCGGCCGCGGCCGTCAACACCGGCCAGCCCAGCGCCATCCTGATCGGCTCGCCGGGCTTCAGCTCCAGCCGCGGCGCCGCCTACTATCTGCCGGGCCACGGCGGGCTGTTCACAGGATCGTTCTCGCTGACCGACGCCGAGAACGCCTCCAGCCTGGCCGGGCTCCGGCTCACGGCGTCGACCCCGGGCTTCCCCGTCGGAACCAACGCGCCGTTCTTCGGCGCCGCCGTCTCGGGCCGCCTGGTCAACTCGGGCCAGACCCGCACCGCCGACAGCGACCTGCTGGGCGACTTCATCATCGGCTCCCCCGGCTACACCGTGATCAACTCCGGCAACCTCGCCGGCGCCGGCTTCATCGTCGAGGGCGCTCGGATCCAGGTCGGCGTCCCGCCGGCGTCGAACGTCATCACGACGAACATCGTCCAGATCGACGACTCGACCAGCACGCCGTTCGTCGTCAACGCGACGACGCCCGACGCCATGCGGATCATCGTCACCAGCGCCACCGCCCCCAGCGGCGCGACGTTCAACCCGGCCACGGACATCGACCCCACGACCATCACGGTCAACGGCGTCCTGTTCGCGAACGCCACCGTCACCGCCGACCCGGCCAACGCGAACCAGGCGATCATCACGATCTCGCCTCGGTCGTCCCTCAACCTCCCCTCGGGAGCCTCCACGATCGTGGTCTCGGGGCTCACGCTCCCCACGGCGCCCGCCCCCAGCCAGCAATGGACCGCCTCGGCGCCGATCACCACCGGCGGCGGCGGCGGCGGTGGCGGCGGCGGCAGCGGCGGCGTGGCCGCGCCCATCCCTCCCGGCGTCTTCAGCCCGTCGACCTACGTCTCACACTTCGGCAGCTCGTTCGTGCCGACCATCTCCGCCCTGTCCCAGTTCAACTACGCCCCGATCCCCGTGAACGTGGCGCTGAACCAGTACCTCCCCCCCGCCGGCTTCCGGCAGCGGCTTCAGGCCTATCGCGGGCTGAAGATCCACGGTCGGATGCAAAACGGCAGCCGGAACGACGACACCGGCTCGGGCATCTGGACGCTCGGCCGGAGCGTCTTCAACCGCGGCCGTTTCCACAACGGCGAGACCTACAAGTGGGTGCACCAGGGTCGGGTGGTGCCGATCCAGAACAAGGTCCAGAAGATCACGCGACGCGGCATCAACCTCCAGGGTTGA
- a CDS encoding TolC family protein, whose translation MAENTLRTPGTPLARYGALPALLAAVLGTQPGCTREFFREWANQDVSEAIFEKSRDPRWRLDTFTVEPPAMARFADPYDQDFPPAPPDDPAAEALSPVPQSPNNRLLVPAEGNGYLELLERWEQERDALPKKPKKVLARPRAEVAPEPPAVPPGPSGAPSPFSAPTATEVPTTLKLDRPGTGRDPKAAPVLLADARPAAVKGKIPPPRSAESFKLDKDAPAGDLAVRRARFQEVDPDRPLPQAPPAPLDPNPEGRDLADPNLPRPDQMVPERDDGAFSEAQAAELSGILVPAIADLDEAAAAGLRPGDRYYKVNMQQAFTLALINSRFYQSQLENLYASALSVTLQRFSFQPQFYAGFSPSTSPLGAGFPALNPANSFNYRTRYAPGGQISALQLSEVAGVGKLLNSGGRLLMGFANQVVFNFVGNKPFQPTVQSSLPLTFVQPLLRGGGRAVVLEQLTLVERSLLYQVRSFAKFRQEFIVSVLIGGTVQNLGSTFALAGFSSGGNVDPTDGFIPVVLNAAQIEIDKRNVATLEQVVSLYKQLIDGEASGLTQLQVDQAESSLIRGRQTLAQDILTYRNTLDRFKMQMGLPTDTPLTVDLSLYQPFQDVFLEIDEWQRNPKRDLKDLPKIVAKVPQLEDVVIDGRSVLGPYRESLGESDESGLEDILQAGVRTALEYRLDMMNNRAQLYDAWRQIRFRANALKGILNVGLTNQVLTPPTTTNPFGFMSQATQLSLVLNAELPLIRLSERNSFRQAIIDYQRQRRSLQAQEDALKLNLRQDIRQMQIAYFQYAIAKQQLTLQARLKDQAFEQLVAPPAATSGQSLGQSANAATQTNNLLQAQGNLIGSQSSILSTWQAFQLARLTLYRDIGTLPYDEWEAFSELFPAEYRGPSLGPGTSDTRPADAAATEAP comes from the coding sequence ATGGCCGAAAACACGCTCAGGACCCCTGGAACGCCCCTCGCGCGGTACGGCGCCCTGCCGGCCTTGCTCGCGGCGGTGTTGGGCACCCAGCCGGGCTGTACCCGGGAATTCTTCCGCGAGTGGGCGAACCAGGACGTCTCGGAGGCGATCTTCGAAAAGAGCCGCGACCCGCGATGGCGGCTGGACACCTTCACGGTGGAGCCGCCGGCGATGGCTCGCTTCGCCGACCCCTACGACCAGGACTTCCCGCCGGCGCCGCCGGACGATCCGGCCGCCGAGGCGCTCTCGCCGGTCCCCCAGTCGCCGAACAACCGGCTCCTGGTTCCGGCCGAGGGCAACGGCTACCTGGAGTTGCTTGAGCGCTGGGAGCAGGAGCGCGACGCGCTGCCCAAGAAGCCCAAGAAAGTCCTGGCGCGCCCCCGAGCCGAGGTGGCCCCGGAGCCGCCGGCGGTCCCCCCGGGCCCTTCCGGAGCCCCTTCGCCGTTCTCCGCGCCGACCGCGACGGAAGTTCCGACGACCCTCAAGCTCGACCGCCCAGGCACCGGCCGTGATCCCAAGGCGGCCCCGGTGCTGCTGGCGGACGCTCGCCCCGCCGCCGTGAAGGGGAAGATCCCCCCGCCCCGCTCGGCCGAGAGCTTCAAGCTCGACAAGGACGCTCCGGCCGGCGACCTCGCCGTCCGTCGCGCGAGATTCCAGGAGGTCGACCCCGACCGTCCCCTCCCGCAGGCTCCGCCGGCGCCCCTGGATCCCAACCCTGAGGGGAGGGACCTGGCCGACCCGAACCTTCCCAGGCCCGATCAGATGGTCCCCGAGCGCGACGACGGAGCCTTCAGCGAGGCGCAGGCCGCGGAGCTCTCCGGCATCCTCGTTCCCGCCATCGCCGACCTGGACGAGGCCGCCGCGGCGGGCCTGCGGCCGGGAGACCGCTACTATAAAGTGAACATGCAGCAGGCGTTCACCCTGGCCCTCATCAACAGCCGGTTCTACCAGAGCCAGCTGGAGAACCTCTACGCCTCCGCCCTGTCGGTGACGCTCCAGCGGTTCTCCTTCCAGCCGCAGTTTTATGCGGGCTTCTCGCCTTCGACCTCGCCCCTGGGGGCGGGCTTCCCGGCGCTCAACCCGGCGAACTCCTTCAACTATCGGACCCGATACGCGCCCGGCGGCCAGATCTCGGCGCTCCAGCTCAGCGAGGTGGCGGGCGTCGGCAAGCTCCTCAACTCGGGCGGTCGGCTCCTGATGGGGTTCGCCAACCAGGTCGTCTTCAATTTCGTGGGGAACAAGCCGTTCCAACCGACCGTGCAGTCGTCGCTGCCATTGACGTTCGTCCAGCCGCTCCTGCGGGGGGGCGGCCGGGCCGTGGTGCTCGAACAGCTGACGCTGGTGGAACGCTCGCTCCTTTACCAGGTCCGGTCGTTCGCCAAGTTCCGTCAGGAATTCATCGTCTCGGTGCTGATCGGCGGCACGGTGCAGAATCTGGGTTCGACCTTCGCCCTCGCCGGATTCTCCTCGGGAGGCAACGTCGACCCGACCGACGGCTTCATCCCGGTGGTCCTCAACGCGGCCCAGATCGAGATCGACAAGCGGAACGTCGCGACCCTGGAGCAGGTCGTCAGCTTGTACAAGCAGCTCATCGACGGCGAGGCGTCCGGCCTCACCCAGCTCCAGGTCGACCAGGCCGAGAGCTCGCTGATCAGGGGCCGGCAGACCCTGGCCCAGGACATCCTCACCTACCGGAACACCCTCGACCGGTTCAAGATGCAGATGGGCCTGCCGACCGACACCCCCTTGACCGTCGACCTGAGCCTCTACCAGCCGTTCCAAGACGTCTTCCTTGAGATCGACGAGTGGCAGCGCAACCCCAAGCGGGACCTGAAGGACCTCCCCAAGATCGTCGCCAAGGTCCCCCAGCTCGAGGACGTCGTCATCGACGGCCGCTCGGTCCTGGGCCCCTACCGGGAAAGCCTGGGCGAGTCCGACGAGAGCGGGCTTGAGGACATCCTCCAGGCCGGGGTGCGGACGGCCCTGGAATACCGGCTCGACATGATGAACAATCGGGCCCAGCTCTACGACGCCTGGCGACAAATTCGATTTCGGGCGAACGCCCTCAAGGGTATACTCAACGTGGGCCTCACCAATCAGGTGCTGACTCCCCCCACGACGACCAACCCGTTCGGCTTCATGTCCCAGGCCACCCAGCTCAGCCTGGTCCTGAACGCCGAGCTCCCCTTGATCCGACTCTCCGAACGGAACAGCTTCCGTCAGGCCATCATCGACTACCAGCGCCAGCGACGATCGCTCCAGGCCCAGGAAGACGCCCTGAAATTAAATCTTCGTCAAGACATCCGGCAGATGCAAATCGCCTACTTCCAGTATGCGATCGCCAAGCAGCAGCTCACCCTGCAAGCCCGGTTGAAGGATCAGGCCTTCGAGCAGCTCGTGGCGCCCCCCGCGGCGACCTCGGGTCAGAGCCTGGGCCAGTCGGCCAACGCCGCGACCCAGACCAACAACCTGCTCCAGGCCCAGGGCAACCTGATCGGCAGCCAGTCCTCGATCCTCAGCACCTGGCAGGCGTTCCAGCTGGCTCGTTTGACCCTGTACCGTGACATCGGCACCTTGCCTTACGACGAATGGGAGGCGTTCAGTGAACTTTTCCCTGCAGAATACCGAGGCCCCAGCCTCGGCCCCGGCACCAGCGACACGCGACCTGCCGACGCTGCAGCGACCGAAGCGCCGTAA
- a CDS encoding efflux RND transporter periplasmic adaptor subunit: MLALGLVSLLAVGGVALVSIPGMSKPIRGFFAPTALDIIPFEIKRGPLPITVSEKGSLESAKNEDVYCQVEGQTTIIFILPEGTRVKKGELVCELDSAALRESLINQKISTQGADAAYQQAKLTREVAEIAVKEYEEGIYQQDKATINGEIKLAESDLARAADRVDWANRMFDKGYVSRAQKVSEELNHQKAQFSLEQAMSKLTVLENFTKAKTIKELKSDVEKALSDELAKKQTFELEREKEAKFEKQIVNCKLFAPGEGLVVYANDPGRNFGSNTPQVEEGATVRERQKIFSLPDIGNMQVNAKIHESQIDKIVPKMKARIRVDAFADMELEGSVVDVAPLPDPSSFFSSDIKVYTSHIRIDNPLPGLRPGMNAEVVILVDRKEDVLTVPVQAILEYKGKDHLAVRTPNGFDRKEVAIGATNDKYVEIVEGVSEGQIVALNPITLLSDEEKRELFAVGRGAAKKDFAKGEEGAEGSAEAGGPGVPGGPGGPDAAKAKGKAGRRGGAGGGAAGGMGAFMEKMKNVPAEDRAKLKSASDEERAEILKKAGFSDSELDQMRQMRAGGGGGPGGPGGGGPGGPGGGGPGGPGGGGPGGPGGGGRGPGGPGGGN, encoded by the coding sequence ATGCTGGCCCTCGGCCTCGTCTCCCTCCTCGCGGTGGGGGGCGTGGCCCTGGTCAGCATCCCCGGCATGAGCAAGCCGATCCGCGGATTCTTCGCCCCGACGGCGCTCGACATCATCCCATTCGAGATCAAGCGTGGGCCCCTGCCGATCACCGTCAGCGAGAAGGGCTCGCTGGAAAGCGCCAAGAACGAAGACGTGTACTGCCAGGTGGAAGGTCAGACCACCATCATCTTCATCCTCCCCGAGGGAACCCGGGTGAAGAAGGGGGAGCTGGTCTGCGAGCTCGACTCGGCCGCGCTTCGCGAGTCGCTCATCAACCAGAAGATCTCCACCCAGGGGGCCGACGCCGCCTACCAGCAGGCCAAGCTGACCCGCGAGGTCGCCGAGATCGCCGTCAAGGAATATGAAGAGGGCATCTACCAGCAGGACAAGGCGACCATCAACGGCGAGATCAAGCTCGCCGAATCCGACCTCGCCCGCGCCGCCGACCGCGTCGACTGGGCCAACCGGATGTTCGACAAGGGCTACGTCTCCCGCGCCCAGAAGGTCTCCGAGGAACTGAACCACCAGAAGGCCCAGTTCTCCCTCGAACAGGCCATGAGCAAGTTGACGGTGCTCGAGAATTTCACCAAGGCCAAGACCATCAAGGAGTTGAAGAGCGACGTCGAGAAGGCGCTCTCCGACGAACTGGCCAAGAAGCAGACCTTCGAGCTGGAACGCGAGAAGGAAGCGAAATTCGAAAAGCAGATCGTCAACTGCAAGCTCTTCGCCCCCGGCGAAGGGCTCGTCGTCTACGCCAACGATCCGGGCCGCAACTTCGGCAGCAACACCCCGCAAGTCGAGGAAGGGGCGACGGTCCGCGAACGTCAGAAGATCTTCAGCCTGCCTGACATCGGCAACATGCAGGTCAACGCCAAGATCCACGAGTCGCAGATCGACAAGATCGTCCCCAAGATGAAGGCCAGGATCCGGGTCGACGCCTTCGCCGACATGGAGCTTGAAGGGAGCGTCGTCGACGTGGCCCCCCTGCCCGACCCGTCCAGCTTCTTCAGCTCGGACATCAAGGTCTACACGTCGCACATCCGGATCGACAACCCGCTCCCCGGACTCCGCCCCGGCATGAACGCCGAGGTCGTCATCCTCGTCGACCGCAAGGAGGACGTCCTCACGGTCCCGGTGCAGGCGATCCTGGAATACAAGGGGAAGGACCACCTGGCGGTCCGCACCCCGAACGGCTTCGATCGCAAGGAAGTCGCCATCGGGGCCACCAACGACAAGTACGTCGAGATCGTCGAGGGCGTCTCCGAAGGTCAGATCGTCGCCCTCAACCCGATCACCTTGCTGAGCGACGAGGAGAAGCGCGAGCTGTTCGCTGTCGGCCGCGGTGCGGCCAAGAAGGATTTCGCCAAGGGCGAAGAGGGCGCCGAAGGTTCGGCCGAAGCCGGAGGCCCAGGTGTTCCGGGCGGACCGGGCGGGCCCGATGCGGCCAAGGCTAAAGGCAAGGCGGGTCGTCGCGGCGGTGCCGGAGGCGGTGCGGCTGGAGGCATGGGCGCCTTCATGGAGAAGATGAAGAACGTCCCCGCCGAGGACCGCGCCAAGCTCAAGTCGGCCTCCGACGAAGAGCGGGCCGAGATTCTCAAGAAGGCCGGATTCAGCGACTCCGAACTCGATCAGATGCGGCAGATGCGCGCTGGCGGCGGCGGCGGCCCCGGCGGCCCCGGCGGCGGCGGCCCCGGCGGTCCCGGCGGCGGCGGCCCTGGCGGTCCCGGCGGCGGCGGCCCTGGCGGTCCCGGCGGCGGCGGTCGTGGTCCGGGCGGTCCCGGGGGAGGCAACTGA
- a CDS encoding ABC transporter ATP-binding protein gives MGHAPSGGGIFRRRGPSNTVTVHALQGVSVDFYPGEYVAIMGASGSGKSTMLNLLGCLDRPTSGQYMLGDRDVSRLDDDELSEVRSRYLGFIFQSYNLIQQYTVLENIQLPLTYQGGGELSAEAVERSVELASMVGLAERLDHRPTQLSGGQQQRVAIARSLINDPYIILADEATGNLDTKTSHEIMEMLQRLNDAGKTIIMVTHEDDIAEHAKRIIRMRDGQIIEDGPSPRMLAAAKAAEDSVAAGVEA, from the coding sequence ATGGGGCACGCCCCCTCCGGCGGCGGAATCTTCCGCCGCCGGGGGCCCAGCAACACGGTGACCGTACACGCCCTCCAGGGCGTGTCGGTCGATTTCTACCCCGGCGAATACGTGGCCATCATGGGCGCGTCAGGCTCGGGCAAGAGCACCATGCTCAACCTGCTCGGTTGTCTGGATCGGCCCACCAGCGGCCAGTACATGCTCGGCGACCGAGACGTCTCCCGGCTGGACGACGACGAGCTTTCCGAGGTGCGCAGCCGCTATCTCGGCTTCATCTTCCAGTCGTACAACCTCATCCAGCAGTACACGGTGCTGGAGAACATCCAGCTCCCCCTGACGTATCAGGGAGGAGGCGAACTCAGCGCCGAGGCCGTGGAACGCTCGGTCGAGCTGGCCAGCATGGTCGGCCTGGCCGAGCGTCTGGACCACCGCCCGACGCAGCTCTCCGGCGGCCAGCAGCAGCGCGTGGCGATCGCCCGCTCGCTGATCAACGACCCCTACATCATCCTCGCCGACGAGGCGACCGGCAACCTGGACACCAAGACCAGCCACGAGATCATGGAAATGCTCCAGCGCCTCAACGACGCGGGCAAGACCATCATCATGGTGACCCACGAAGACGACATCGCGGAGCACGCCAAGCGAATCATCCGGATGCGGGACGGTCAGATCATCGAAGACGGTCCCAGCCCCCGGATGCTCGCCGCGGCCAAGGCCGCCGAGGACTCGGTCGCCGCCGGCGTCGAGGCCTGA
- a CDS encoding ABC transporter permease: protein MRRIWRGLKLGMKSLLLHKLRSGLTVLGIVFGVAAVISMLAIAEGSSRDAQERIRALGATNIIVRSVKPSEEAQATGGRPARILNYGIKYDDFDRIMATVPTIRKALPIREIRKQIRRLQYYLDGRVVGTTQDYAEFNMLQIERGRFLTAADNEKYQNYAVLASTTAKTLFPYEDPVGQSVKLGSDYYTVVGVTRERESSAGVGGSLAAQDFNKDVYIPLNTCRVRFGEKIINNRSGSMEAEETQLSQVTLQVSAIDQVQPTVPVIKAAYERFHPKKDVEMTVPYDLLLEAQRAARQFSIILGTIAAISLLVGGIGIMNIMLATVTERTREIGIRRALGAKRKDITQQFLIETVVLSGVGGLLGVSMGIAIPRLIVYFIPDQKAFVTGMSVLLAFGISVAVGILFGLYPARRAAMMDPIEALRHE, encoded by the coding sequence ATGCGACGCATCTGGCGCGGCCTGAAACTCGGCATGAAGAGCCTGTTGCTGCACAAGTTGCGGTCGGGCCTCACCGTCCTCGGCATCGTCTTCGGCGTGGCCGCGGTGATTTCGATGCTCGCCATCGCCGAGGGCTCCAGCCGCGACGCCCAGGAGCGCATCCGGGCCCTGGGGGCGACCAACATCATCGTCCGCTCGGTCAAGCCCAGCGAAGAGGCCCAGGCCACCGGAGGACGCCCCGCGCGAATCCTCAACTACGGCATCAAATATGACGACTTCGACCGGATCATGGCCACCGTGCCGACGATCCGCAAGGCCTTGCCCATCCGAGAGATCCGCAAGCAGATCCGGCGACTGCAGTACTACCTCGACGGCCGCGTCGTGGGGACGACCCAGGACTACGCCGAGTTCAATATGCTCCAGATCGAGCGGGGACGGTTCCTGACCGCCGCCGACAACGAGAAGTACCAGAACTACGCCGTGCTCGCCTCGACCACCGCCAAGACCCTCTTCCCCTATGAGGATCCGGTCGGCCAGTCGGTCAAGCTGGGCTCCGACTACTACACGGTCGTCGGCGTCACCAGGGAGCGCGAAAGTTCGGCGGGCGTCGGCGGCAGCCTGGCGGCGCAGGACTTCAACAAGGACGTCTACATCCCCTTGAACACCTGCCGGGTCCGATTCGGCGAGAAGATCATCAACAACCGTTCGGGATCGATGGAGGCGGAGGAGACCCAGCTCTCGCAGGTCACGCTCCAGGTCTCCGCGATCGACCAGGTCCAGCCCACCGTCCCCGTCATCAAGGCGGCCTACGAACGCTTCCACCCCAAGAAGGACGTCGAGATGACCGTCCCCTACGACCTGCTGCTGGAGGCCCAGCGGGCCGCTCGCCAGTTCAGCATCATCCTGGGGACGATCGCGGCGATCTCGCTGCTCGTCGGCGGCATCGGCATCATGAACATCATGCTGGCGACCGTCACCGAACGCACCCGCGAGATCGGCATCCGGCGGGCGCTGGGGGCCAAGCGGAAGGACATCACCCAGCAGTTCCTGATCGAGACCGTCGTCCTCTCCGGGGTCGGCGGCCTGCTCGGCGTCTCGATGGGAATCGCCATCCCGCGACTCATCGTCTACTTCATCCCCGACCAGAAGGCCTTCGTCACGGGAATGTCGGTCCTCCTGGCGTTCGGAATCTCGGTCGCGGTCGGTATTCTCTTCGGGCTTTACCCGGCTCGACGCGCGGCCATGATGGACCCCATCGAGGCGCTCCGTCACGAATGA